The DNA window ATAGTTAAAGAGGAAGatacaaataaaacataaatGTTTAGTCTAATAAAAAGTTAATTGTACTATGAATATAGTAAACTCGAATATGATTgtctatattattattattattctttatttattattttatgtatttggttggggggggggggcatgtgcaGATACAGTAGGAGGGTAGGGTAAGACAGTGGTACTAGATGTCTATTGGttgaatacaaatgtattcAATTGTCACATGATTCCCTGCTGCTTGTAGTGGTAGGGGGACAGGACCAAGCAGGGAATACTATACATCACAAGGGTGGGGCAGTGGTGTCATCACTCTAATAAGGATTATATGTTAAATACAAAGATGAAACCCCGCAAACTGAGTGGGACCGTTTATAATATactaaagaaaaaagagaggtcAAATTACATCTGTAGTGTGACCCATATGTGCAGGTATTGACTGATTGAATAATCAGTATACTCAATGTTGAGTAAGACAAGTTTGCACCATATGATTTGCAGGAAGAGGCCCATGTTCCCTTTCCTCTTTTTTGTCTTGCCCTGGGGTGGCCTCTGCCGTAGCCTGTAGGGCCCTCTATTTCTAAGACAGGGGGCCTAGTGGACAAAATGTGAAGCATGGTCAGTGTGAGAACCACACAGATAAAATTTAGGAATTATTGTACAAATTATTACAAAGAAAATATGTTGATAGTGTATTTAAGATATTTGATATAGATAAATTTGAGCCAACGGAATCCTTAgtgaagttaactcttgaactcttgtactcgctgtgaagtattttactgttgattgttcttctacgggtacagtcttgcactatttggggttcatgttgttttaatttgtaacttgtataactgcatgctcttatgggtcttcccttggcacttgtttagtttttcactatgtatgcttcatgttttggctgcttgcaatgtttgggactacctcgttgttgtgatcagtgacctatgctcttttgtaaagctctctcttggaagtcactttggataaaagcgtctgctatatgcataaacgtaaatgtaaataaactgcGGGCGTGAACTGAAGAAGCCGGGAATTACATACAAAGAAATGACAATATTGTTCAACACACCTTGAAGCAAATTCAACATCAAATGTTATTATTGTAGTGAGATTACTTGTAGAAAAAGTTATATTACTATTGTAATTCTATTGCAGAACATTTGTATTGTGATTGTGACTGTGAGCAACAAGGACAACCAATATATCTTTGGTAAACCTCAGACCGATGTTCAATCATCATAAATAGACTCCCAAGTTTATTCCGAGAGTTCTGTTTATTGAACTGCATAACACATGAGCTCATCTTATTAAGCAATAGGAGTATTTGTTTAGTCACGCATTATGCATTTGTTCTAGCTTGTAGGCGCCCCCTTGTGTTGTCgacagaggaatggagaggaaaTCAGTTCTCAGACTAACTTCGTTTCCTTAGAGCAGCACAAATATAGAAAATAGAAGTATCTGCACTAAAAGTCGAAGATTAATCATAAATGTCAAATTGTAACCTTTAACTGCCAATAAGCACTTTACAGTGAGTGACAAGAAGCACTATAGACAAACAAATGTGTTGTCAGGTTCTGAATAAGCCTGAATAAGTCTTTACCAAAGAAAATCTCGCAGAATGTTTCCTCAACTAATCTGCAGACATAGGTCTATCATAGAGCTCTGATTGCCCTCCGACATATGATCATCTTTCTGGTCAGCTCCGCtataaaaactaaaacaaagttTAATAatgctgcaagcagcaatggcggattcctcccaACGTTtgctaaacattttaaaaatgaCATGTTTCTCACATAACATTTCAAGGCAACTGGATGGCTGGTtttcaagtaggcctactttttgGTAGTTTTTCATTAATAATCATTGTCGAGAAAAATACATATTGTGCACCGGACATTATGGGTTATTGAGACTTGATGGTTCCTCATGATCAATAAAAAATGCATGCAAACTatcaaacattttgacctgGCAGCGTCGAAATGCCACCATTTTGAATGTGACAACTTTGAGGCGTGGTCTGTAGTGCCACTTGTGATTCatcaactcatttcacacgtttGAGCTTACGATGTTCAACAAGTTAAATACGTAGAAGATAGCATCCTTAACCACTCATAAGTGAGAACacaaccagagaatgtctaataaatatccttaaacaggctctgacacAACTGTCAGTGTCAGCTGGTCGCGTGACGTACAAAGCTTATCACGTGTCAAGATGAAGAGACGCGCGCTCAACACATTTTGTAGGCCCGGTACATTGACTCGGAAGGTCGATACCATTTCGTGAGCACTGCATCTACCGTAACATCACTACTATTAACATTAACATTAAAATTACTAGAGCAAAAACCAATAATATGCCAACGTTGTTTAGTGGTACTGTGGCAGAATAGACAGCTCCGCAAGAGACGAATGCGGAAGTGTTTCACGAAGCCAAGAGTCGAATCTAGAGAGAGGCGGACCCAACAGGTTCAACATTGAATCAAAAGGGCTGATCTAGGAGTCAACACAAGAACTCACTGCTCACCACCAGCAAGCTACAGTACCAAATGTAGGTAGTGACGATGTTAGTTTGTGTTGGGCTATCTGGGCTATTATGTATTATTTCTGGCTAGTCTAGACAGACTCTGGAGTTCTTGTAGCATTTGGTTTTGGAAGAGGGTCTAGGCTGTGTTGTATTAGCAGCAATTCTTAAATCGATTTTAATAATGTATTTCAAAACGAGACTATACTACTTCAACTAGATTTATAAATTAAGTGTTAATAGCTGTCTAACTAGGCTATTTTTGGGACGTTGTACACAAATTGTCAGCCATGGTAACCTGCTAGATCATTGTATTGAAATGTGTAGCCTAGCCTCTATGTAGCTCACTAACATCCTTCCTCCCCGTTTTTTTTCAAGCCTAAAATCAACATGAGCTCAGACGAAAATGTGTCCGTATATGATGAGGAGCATTCGTCAAGATTTATGAGGAAAGCAAAGGAGTCACCATTTGTCCCTATAGGTGAGTTTCCAAACATAAACTGAGTAACCGTGCATTTAACTGTTCATGTTTTATTTAGTTCCAATCAAGGAAGCAGATCACAATAGTTCCAGCTCTTCTCTCTAAATCCCTTGACCCCAAGGTCACACACCAAGACAATGTTTTCTCCCTGTGTATACAGGTATGGCTGGATTTTGTGCGGTGGTTGCTTATGGTCTATACAAGCTCAAATCCAGAGGGGACACAAAGATGTCGGTTCACCTTATCCACATGCGGGTTGGAGCACAAAGCTTTGTAGTAGGCGCAATGACATTAGGTAAGTCATAATTCACTAGGTGCCGTTTAGCAGACACACAGGCCCCAAAACCTAATCTCATTAGTACGCACAAGGAATATTTATAATGGATAAATTATGTCAGATGTTCAATTGTCAATCACCCAATAACAATGTAAATCAATACTGGCAGAAAGATGAATAATGTAACCAATATGTGTCTGTTTATAGGTGTGATCTACTCCATGTACAATGAATATCTGGCTCCAAAGAACCAAGATAAAAACAGCAAGTGAACCTACTAGCCAGTAATGCAGGTCATTGAGTTTGACGATTAAAAATGATTGCCTGAACGATTTTTCTTCTTATGACTAGAATTCAAAAACGATTCCTCCTATCAAAGTAACATTCCACTTTTGGCAGGGCATTTGATTTGGTAAAGTCAACAACACAGTTTTCACCTAAACTGATTTAATTACctttttaattcaatttaatGTAGGTGAATTGGTAAAAGAAAATCCTTAAGTACAGTCCACCCGTGCCAGCGAAAAACTAGCTTTTCGGTGGTGCACCTGGTTTGTAATCCAATTGCGAGTCAGAGGACATTTAGTTCAAGGCCCAGTATGGGGGGTGACTGATGAGCAGCTTGACTATCcgtcacactaacacacatagAAATACCCCCAGAATCATTCTACTATGACTCTTGGATAGGAAGGCATCTTGTTCAGGAATGAATTCCAAACGATCATTTTTATGGGTAAGAAATAGATTACATGCATATCACACCTCTGACCTTTATACCAGGTACCTGTCAGTGTGGCTGCCAGTAAGATGGCTCTATATAGACGAGCCAAATTATATCCTCCACTAATAATTTTATCACAAAAGTATTTTAGTTTTAGATTTTTATTATTGTCTTAAAGTAATATATTTAACAGAGTTGAGATACATGTTCCTAACTTTACCATGGATGAATGAAAAAGAGTCTCAAACACTACTATTGAAGTTGTATAAGTTTTATATAATAATGCTGTCTAGGCGATCAAGAAATGTGAcggaaatataaatatattttaaacaaatattgtctttttcttttgtcATTTCAATTTTACAAATGTAAAGTTATATAAAAAGCCAATAATATGTTGGTACTTtggttcttaaaaaaaaaagttacaataACTTACACAattattaaataataaaaaatgatttCACACCAAATAAGTCAGTACAGAACTACTATACCTTGAAAATTATTTCCATTCCAAACAAAGAAAGCTAGTGACAAAGACCAGGACTGAAGCCTTGAAATCTGATAAAGTACACATAATTTATAAGTGCTTAATGTCCCATAATCCAGTTAAATTATTTAGCTGTTATCAATTATATTAATTAATAttaatgacaaataaaataGTATACATCTTAAATAACTATTGCTGATTTGAGTCTATGCCAAAAGTTTGGAATAAAGGTTTTGCTACAAACTAATCAACAATAAATTACAGTAAAATCTGATTTTGATTTGGGTTTTCACATCAATACATAGACTGACAACTGTAACAATAATTTACTTTAACAGTAACATAGTGTAACAAGCAATTACAGCACTAACGAAAGTAACCCGTGACAGGCCAATGTGTTAACCAACTTGTGGAATGTCAAGTGTAATGGCATAAGGCACCAGTAAACATAAGGTTGTGTTTACAGAAGGACACTTTAAAGACGCTAAGGCACAGTGTAATACTGTCCTGGTTTAGACTCAGAGGTCCCTCTTATAGTTCAGGTCATACTCATTCATAGGTGTTTTCTCTCTAGCCACAGGTCCACTTCTAATGTCCACCTCTGTAATGAGTCCCCTCCTCCACGACATCATTGTCCATGTCATTCAGAAGGTAAGCGTCAGTGTGC is part of the Hypomesus transpacificus isolate Combined female chromosome 9, fHypTra1, whole genome shotgun sequence genome and encodes:
- the LOC124471639 gene encoding HIG1 domain family member 1A, mitochondrial-like; amino-acid sequence: MSSDENVSVYDEEHSSRFMRKAKESPFVPIGMAGFCAVVAYGLYKLKSRGDTKMSVHLIHMRVGAQSFVVGAMTLGVIYSMYNEYLAPKNQDKNSK